Below is a window of Cottoperca gobio chromosome 12, fCotGob3.1, whole genome shotgun sequence DNA.
ATACGTTTGCTTAATATGAAGCAGCAACCAGCAGCtccttagcttagcttagcattaaagTAACAAAATTCGCCAAAGCTCACTAATCAAAACCTTAAATCTAGCTAGCTGTTTCTCCCTGTCtccagtcgttatgctaagctaagctaacctgctgttagctgtagccttatatttactggaaaGATATAAGAGtatggtatcaatcttctcatctaactcttgccAAGAAAACTATCAGGTggatttttcaaaatgtcaaccCCAGTCAAACAAAAAGAGCATTTTTCAGGATAAAGATGGTTTATTAGGATGCTGAGCTGCTGACTTCATACAAGGTATCATTTCATATTAGGTGTAGAAAAGAGCAATCAGTTAAGTAGTTAGTTTTATATGTTTACCTTCAGCTTGTAGTGAATTCATTGTTTAGGGCTCAGTGCTTACAGAAAAACATAAACCAGTAGGTGGTATCGGACGGAGGAGGACGGATGCAATTATCTGTCTGCTTGACAAATGATACAACATCCATCACACTGCGTTAGAGAACAGGAAGTCTGGACCccacagtgaggaggaggagaagggaggggaaAAGGGGAAAAGACAGGAGACCCCCGGTGGCTGCCTGATTGATATATGATTCTTCCAGTTCTGTATAGATTTCCCAGCATTTCAATGCAGACAGCCTAAGAAGGCTTTCTCTAAACCACAAATCCACTCAAGAACCTCCTTGTGAGATTGTCGAAAACAACATTGCAGCTTATGATCAATAGTAATTAAGAATTGTGTTGACTTTTACGAATGAATTTGTCAGAGATAAAGACCCTACTGACTTTGTACTCTCGATGTCTATTAAACCGTTGATCCTGACTGTTCTGCAGCAGTACATCAGAACATTCAAGCCGCACTACTCTTCAAAGCCGGAAGAATTGGGAAATAAACAAGTGGTGGGAAGCTATGATGATGTCTTTCTCCTAACAGGTTGTCTTATGTTTTGACAAGCTAATCCTTAGATTACGGCCGTAAAGAAGTTTACCGTTATTTAGAGGCATCAATACTACGACGCAGGTGATTGACTGCTCTACGACTCAGCCGACTTCAGTAGCAGTTCATTAGACATATTACGTATACCAGTTCCCTTTTTAATTCAGTTGTGTGGTGACACAGGAACAAGTGACATTCAACACTGTGCTTGGGGGGGCCTCATGCTGCTGAAAGTCAATTATTCTGGAAAAGGAAATGACAGGAAATAGAAAtgtgctgacacacacatggcatccacctgaggagatacatttaTAATCCTTACACAAGAGGTCTTGCATGAAGTCCTGGATGTAGTTGTTCCAATGATCTATTTTTGGTGTGGTGCCATCCACATTGATGTTCCTGTGTCTGGTTCAGTCtgtggcaggcaggcaggctaTACCATTCTTGCACTTTCTATTCAGCCAGAAGGAGAATGCTTAGTGATGCCTTTCACATTACCTCGCCTCCTGCTGAGACGCACTGGGCATTAAGGATTTTTATATCGATCAAGGTAATTGTCAGGTTCAAGCAAGCCTCAGTGCACAAGCTGTCATTTTTTGACGAGTTGGCTTAGATGCACGGCAATTTGGCAGCGTGGTGGTGGCGATGGTGGTGATAGTGGCTCCGCTAGTCCTTAACATGTACAGACCATTTCTGCTTCATCACATGAAACCAGGAACCGGGGCGTAAcccacagagagacaaacaaagaaaaagacttTTACATTAGCACTGGCTTGTGTATAGTAGCATGACAGGATGAACGATAGACTTCCATGATTGATTGCTCTCTCATTTCACAGACAAATGTTTCCTCAGTCACTTGTTCTTACGGAGCGCTCGTCAGAACAAAGCTGAGCGAAGCTACTTTCTCCCAGAGGCCACTGGGATTTTGATGATAGTGGTATAAGACTGATACTAATCTCTGCTTCAAAGTGCTAATAAAATGCACATGCAGAGGATATAAAATCAAGACCTTTTGGTCTTATGacttaaaactgaaaaatagcAAAAATCAGATCTGAAATAAAACCATTAAAGTAATAGTAATAcgtatgtgttttgtttttaccgGTAACACAAGGTGCGCTTCATTCTAGAACAAGAATAAGAGCCATGATAGCTGCTGTGTGAGGGTGTATTCGGCACAGCAGTACTTTGAGCTAAGTGCTAATACGATTATACAACATGCTCttaatgacaatgctaacattctgctgtttagcaggtgtaatgtttaccatattAATCTACCATATTTACACTAAACACAGCTGAAGCTGATAGGAATGCGTTtttctgcaggtatttggtgTTTAGGAGAGGAaatgtcaggggatcaccaaagaaAGAgggcttcatcctctgggatCAATATTATTTGTATCAAATTTGACGGTAATCCATTCAACAGATGTCGAGAATGTCAACGTCATGGTGTCAGGTCAGAAAGGTCAAGAGATCACTAAAGGAAGACGGCTTCATCCACTGGGTATCATAAATGTCTGCACAGAATTGAATAGCAATCCATTCAACAGGCCGACAGTTTGCTTTGGTAATTAGTGAAAGTAGACCATTAATAACCATCATTTGACTCAGATGTATATTTTCTATTTAGGAAAACATGTAGTCTCAGGCAAAATTGCCTTTAATCATGTAGCTTTTTATCTAATCCTATCCTATTCTTGAAGCAATAATTTGGCTTTTCACTCTtaagataataaacaatcaacCACCATTACCTTTACATTGTGTTGGCTTGTTAATTTCAGTGAATTAATcttcattttattaatattaatacaattagATCAAACAatgagacattttaatgcaaaactTGCATAAAAGAATTGCAAAAAAACCACTCCCCCCACAGAAAAAGGTGGTTTTCGTTTCTTTGTCATTGAAGCATCTGCTATGAAATTGATTTTATATAAAAGCTCAAATTCAAAGTCACACTAGGAATATTATTCCCTCCAGACAAATAATGTCGAGTGCAATATCGGAACTGCTAAAGGGTTGACAAGTGGGTGAAAAGTCATTATTTCTACCATCACTGAACTCCCTAGAATATTAGAAGCTGAATGTCACGTACTGTGTAGCAGCCAGTTCACTATTAACAGCAGTGATTGAAAGAGTTTTCCCATAAGCAGTGACAGTCCTCTGGGAGCAGGGTTAATGGCTATGTGCTCCATAATGAGAATCTgctatatgaaatatatatggAGGAGTCGGCCCAGCAGCCAGATAGCTGCTTCAGAATCACGTCTCCGgagacacacacatcttctgAATTTAAAGCTTATATTCACCTCACTGCCGTCTAGACCCTGGAGCTTATTCTTGTTTGTCTTATTACCAGAATGTTCTGAAATTGATCTAAATTCACTAAATAAAACCAGTTTTAGGCAAATGTATTGATTCatgtatacaaaaataaatgagtaaaCAAGGGGAAGAAATAACGACAGATTGAGTgagtgaagagtgtgtgttggggtAAATAATGAGGCTAGACCGCCTCGTCTGCTGGACTAGAGGATAACCCCctaatacacacagagacacacacagtgggatCAAAGTCATTATCATAATCAATCATCCAAAACCCAGGATGATTGATTATGAGCCTGTCACTCTCCATTTATTCATCTTCTGTGTAACAGCTCTGTCTCTGAGGGGAAATGTTATGGCAAGATTAAATCCTATTTAGTTCCCATATTATACATAGAGAGCAAACTATGATGGGGTCTTTTGCAAATAATCAATGTGTCCTGTCTGAATTGTTTGTCAGGAGTCAAGTATAGATCTGAAacgattaattgtttaattgattaattgatttgtcGATCATcagaaaatgaatctgcaacaatcaattaatcatttgagTAATTTATCTCAGCAAAACCTTCCAGTttgaaatgtgaatgtttttcttttcttatgtgATAATAAATTGAGTATCTTCGGTTTTAGTATATATCTATTTTCGTTTCtaactatttttatattttgttttacaggtCAGAGAATTCTTCACCACAAAAGTAATGTCCTGGAGACAGTGGTGCTAATCAACCCTTCAGATGAAGCAGTCAGTACCGAGGTAAAATGATCTATAATTGTTGTTGACaatctaatatattattataacctCTTCCTTATTATGtattactttgtattttatcaAGGAGGGATGAttcacaaactaaataaataaatgcacatttacaAAGCTATTACAGTTTGAGAAGGATTATTATGCAGCCTTGACTATCCACCATGTTTGGCTAATTATCCACCCTCATGCTGTTggatggaataaaaaaagatagaagCAATTAAGAGCTCAAGGGACTGAGACTAATGCTTCGCTTAGTGCTAGGACAACAAATGTAGACCTTTACCTTTTGTTACTGCAGCAAAGCTTTTCCTTCATTTTGATAGGAAAAAGACATAGCAGGGTCAGGAGTACAGATGACaaaagatttttcttttgtgtcacTGCTCCTTTTCAGCGTTGCCTCCACCTCCCCCAGCCATGTCTGCAGTCAAACTGTGCATTAATAATATCTCACAGCACAGCAGGATTGACCTGAACAGCCGCCCAGAACAGCTGATGTTGCTGAAgtaggaaaaaaataaaagaccaACAGAAATACAGGGAGAGGCAGGAGACAGAGGGATGAAAGGAAACTTAGCAGAGTGAATAAGtcagctaattagctaatggAGTTGAGTGACGTGAAACTGGGGATATTTCAAATGCACTAAATCATTAAGCTGATTGCTGCAGCAGCAAGGCGTTGTACTCCCTGTCTCTGGAGCCAGGAACATTATCGTTGTATAGTATTCTAAATAAATACGttacttatttcttttttttactcaatGTTTCTTTAACGTATTGTCCATTTACTCTCCAGGTTCGTTTGATGATCTCAGACACTGCCAGACACAAGCTTCTGGTTCTCTCAGGGCAGTGCTCTGAAAACAGTGGGGAGCTGATTCTTCAGTCTggatctttctctttcttcaaaTTCATAGACATATTCACCGACCAAGAGGTGAGCCAAcatgatgattattttctttattataagCACCTGTGACACTGTAATATAATTGTTTTCCACATGTTGCCAAGTCTTACATTAGCAGAAGATTTCCATTGTCTTTTATATAATGAGAAAAAAGTAcaactcacatacacacacatactgaaacTGTGATTGCAAAGCACTATTCATTTCATTACAGAATCtgagatattaaaaataaaagtcacttAATTTTTCTCATGCACAGATTGGTGAATTGCTCAGCACCATTCACCCGGCAAACAAAGCCAACCTCACACTCTCCTGCCCTCCACATGGGGAGTGGAAAAACACCAACTTGGACAAACACAACCTGCAAGACTTCATTAACATGAAACTAAACTCCACTCTCATACTCCCTGAAATGGAAGGACTCTCAGAGTTCACAGAGTATTTATCTGAATCCGTAGAGATCCCATCTCCTTTTGAAATGTTAGAACCACCAACCTCAGGTGGATTCCTGAAACTTTCCAAACCATGCTGCTACATTTTCCCAGCTGGAAGCGGTGACTCTGCTCTCTTTGCCGTCAACGGCTTCAACATGCTCATTAACGGTGGCTCGGACAGGAAATCGTGCTTCTGGAAGCTAGTGAGACATCTGGACCGGGTGGACTCCATCCTCATGACCCACATTGGTGACGACAACCTGCCAGGCATCAATAGCATGCTGCAGAGGAAGGTTGCAGAGCTTGAAGAGGAGCAGTCACAGGGTTCGACAGCTAACAGCGACTGGGTGAAGAACATGATTTCTCCAGATATTGGTATTGTGTTTGTGAATCTACCTGAAAACCTGGACAACCCTGAACCTAATTACAGAGTTCGGAGGAATTTTGAGGAGGCAGCGTTTACTCAGCAGTTTCTCACCAAGCTAAATTTGAGGTTAGAGCCTTTGCAGAGGCCTGTTGGAAACACTATAGAACCACTCATACTTTTTCAGAAAATGGGGGTTGGGAAGCTTGAGATGTATGTGCTTAATCCATCAAAGAACAGCAAAGAGATGCAACACTTCATGAAGCAGTGGAAAGGTAGTGAAAAAGACACAGCCTCCATTCTGCTGCCAAATGGAAAAGAATCTGAGTTCCCCATCTCAGATTTGACTTCTATCTCTTCGCTGATTGTGTGGCACCCTGCAAATCCCTCAGATAAGGTTGTCCGCGTTCTCTTTCCTGGAAATACCACCCAGCATCACATCTTTGAAGGTTTAGAAAAACTGAAGCACTTGGACTTCCTGAAGCAGCCAGTTGTCACTCAGAAAGCGATTTCTTCTAATATGCCGTCAACACCAACACTAAAGCAAGCTAAGATGAAACACAGAACAGACAGCAAAGAGAGCCTAAGATCTACCCCGAGGCCATCACCAAGCAAAAGCATCCGGAAGGAGTCAAAGGAGGAAGCACCAGAAAAGGCAAAGACAGATGCAGAATCATCtcatgaaaaaacacaaaagactgagaaaaaagacaaagtcCCGCTGAAAAAGGAAAAGGTAAAGGCACCCGAGAAAGAAGCAAAAGCAAAGGCAGAGCAAATAGCCCAAAATGAAACTCCAGAGAGAAAAAAGTCTGACATAAAACCCAAAGTTGAAAAGATTGTTAAAAAGGAGACCAAAGTGTctgtggaaaagaaaaaggaggtaAAGAAAGAAGTAGCAAAAAAAGATGATACACCTAAACACGAtgttaaaaaggaggaaaaagtaaagaaagaggAGGCAAAGAAAGTCATCAAAAAGGACATCAGAAGAGACTCACCTATgaaggagaaaaaggaagaaaagaaagagcaaaGGAAAGATGTCAAAAGGCcctttaaagacataaaaaagacATCCGCTGCGGGTGAAGAAAAGAGTCTAGCACCTAAACCAAAGCCTCTGAAAAAAGACAATGCTTCAAAGAAAGACGCAGGAATCCCGTCAAAGctaaaagagaaaggaaagccAAAGGTGACAAAGAAGGAGACAAAGGTGGATAGTGGCAAACTTGCAGCGAGTGCAGTTGCTGTTGCAGAGGAACTAGAAGCAGTAAGATCTCTGATGTCCACACCAGAGGACCTCACTAAGGACTTTGAGGAGCTTAGAGCTGAAGAGCTGGTGGAGGATGATGCAACTGTGCAACAAATTAAAGAAGAAGAGGCTGTGATTATCCACCATGAAGAAATAATACAAACCAAAGACTCACCTGAAGCATTAGAGTCTTTGGATGAGGGTATAACCACAACGGAGGCTGATGGAGACAATGGTGAGACTCCAGAAGAACTAGTTCTTAAGGGAAAACTCAATGGCAGTGTAATTGAGAAGTTTGAAGATGAAGGCACTGTAATGGAGGAGACGTCAGAGGGAGCGGATTatgaagagaacagagagatagaagaagTTTATGAACCACAGAGAGTGGAACCAGATAAAGATAAGCTTAGTCCCAGTGAAGATGAAGACCATGATAGAAATGATGACGTCAAACTAGAGGATAGTGTTGAAGACAATGAGGATGTAACTAATAAAAATGTAGAAGGTCAGCAcataagtgagagagagacagagaaactgaTTCTTTCAGCCTCACCCAAAGTGTCCTCACCTGTTTCTCCGGCTGCATCTATCCATGACGAAATGTTTCCAGTTGGCTTTGAGAGCTCAACAGCCTCGGATGACGAGAACAGAGATGAACCCCCTGAGGATTACACCGTCACCTCTGGCCACACTCAGTCCACCATTGAGATCTCCAGTGTGCCTACTCCCATGGATGAGATGTTGACTCCTAGGGATCTTATGAGTGATGAAAACATCAATGATGAGTCTCCTTCACAGGATTCTGGCAGGTTTGGGACCTCAGCATCTGGAGAGTTTGATAAGAAGAAGCCGTCTCCACTTCAGGATATGCCAGGGTCAGATCACTCTCAGAGTGAAGCCACAGAAGGCCAGGACTACAACCACTCCGCTTCCACGATATCTCCCCCTTCATTGCTAGAAGAGGATAAATTTGGTAAAGGGTTTCTCTCCGCAGTGAAAGCTGAAGGGTTTGCAACAGCTCAAGAATCATGTGACACAAACTCGACTAGACTCAGTTCAACTTCCACAACATCACCTCTTGTGCGTTCTCCTTCAGTGGACCGCAAGGACATGTTTGATTCTCCATCATTATTTGCTTCTCCAATAGAACTGTCTACCACAATGGCAGGGTACGCCAGAGCAACAGCTGATCCCTCCATTAGCCCAGATGACAAGACCTTGGAAGGAACTAACTCGCCTCAATCATCTGGTCACACACCTTACTATCAGTCACCAGTAGATGAAAAGGCAGGAGCTCTCCCACCTGTGTCAGAAGATGAAGCACAGGGTCCAGTAATTGTGGAGGTCACAAGTGATAAAGAGGAGTTGCCCAATAGAGGTACCCCAGAGCCCGGTGAGCGAGAAAGTTCCTCCCCTGTAGAGAGGGTAATGTCCTCTCCAAAAAGCCCACCTCCAACCGAACCTGATTCcccaacaaagacagaaatgatACTCTTTGATATAGATCAGAAGAAAACTGGAGATTCCATCTTGTCCTCAGCACCAATGACTAAACAGGAATCAGACACTAATCCTTTCACAGCTTTCAAAGACGAGAGTAAAATGTCCATTTCAGAAGGAACCACATCAGACAAGTCCGAAACTCCTTTGGAGGAGGTGGTAGCAGAagatacattttcacatttagcTTCAGCATCCACCGCCTCACTGGCAACCAGCTCCTTGCCAGAACCCACCACTGACTCTCATGCTGAAGTAGGCTCTCCTCACTCAACAGAAGTAGATgactctttctctgtctccgtGGTTCAGACCCCAACCACCTTCCATGAAATTGAGGGATCTCCATCCAAGGAAGATAGCCCAAGACCCATGTCTATCTCACCTGACATTTCACCAAAGACTAAAAGCAGAACACAGGATGCAAAATCCCCAGAGCACTCTACCATGTCAATAGAGTTTGGCCAGGAGTCCCCTGACCACTCCTTAGCCCTGGACTTTAGTAAGCAATCTCCAGAACATCCATCTGTGGGAGGCACCTCACGTGCTACAGAGAATGGCCCAACTGAGGTTGACTACAGCCCATCAGAAGGAACAGATGGAAGACCATCTGAAGACCGTAGTTCTACAATGGAGaagccttttctttttgaagAGAGCAATTCAGTCCTTGCCACTTCTTCAACCCCGTCAGATGCATCTCAGTCTACTCCCTCTGTTACAACCCCATGTCAGATGACAGAGATGCTACATGCTGTGGCTGAACAGACAGATAAGTCTCCAATCACCACAAAGGCATCCTCTCTCACCCACTCTCCCCATTCCAATGAGCCATCCCCAGTGCTAGGAAGTCCCCCGGCTAAAGATAGCACAAGCCCATTTTCACCATTTGTTGAGAGCATTACTAATACATTTGACACACAGCAAAAATACGACAAGTCACCCTCACCTCCAAAAGCTGCTTCCCCCTCACCGTCTTCGGCGGCAAAGGAGACTAATCcttttaaatgtgaggattcTACACTTGAGGCAAAATCCCCTGTGAGCCCCAAAGTCCCCTTTCCATCATATCTACCTCTCTCTTCTGATCCGTGTATTTACAATTATGCCTGTGGCTCCAGGGGCCCAGACTCCACTAAGAAGAGCCCTTCAGCTCAATCTCAGACAGATGTCGACCTCTGCCTTGTCACTTCATGTGAGTATCGTCACCCCAAGACAGAACTGTCCCCATCATTCATCAACCCTAACCCTCTGGAATACTTCATTGCTGAAGAGAACGCCATGAATGAGGAGAAGCTTCTGGCCAAGGCAGGAGGAGGGCCCCCACCTCCAGGAGGTAAGCTTTCTGCCAAGCAGTGTGAGGAGACCCCACCCACATCCATCAGTGAATCTGCCCCCTCCCAGACAGATTCAGATGTTCCACCAGGGACAGAGGAGTGCCCCTCCATTACAGCAGATGCTAACATTGACTCTGAAGACGACTCCGAGACTCTGCCTACTGACAGAACGCTGACCTACAGGCATGCCGATCCTCCTCCGGTGGCACTCAGGGACTCTGCTCCATCTACAGGCCATCATGATGTCTGCATGGTGGACCCAGAGGCCCTCAAGGCTGAAGAAAACCTCCACAATGCTAATACAGATGGAGGAGAAAAGCCCAAGAAGAAAAAGCTCTTAAAAAAGTCTTCCTCACCAGCCAGAAAGAGTACTCTAACAAAAGTGAAGGACGTGAAGACTTCCTCTCCAAAGAAGAGTGTCGGAGAAGGGAAAGATGCCAAAAATGCAACCAATACCTCTGCATCCAGAGGTGTAAAAAGTGCAACATCAGGTCAGCACTATTTActcattatcatcatttattacTTTACTACTTCACATAATTTGCTCATATTTGTTTTGAGAACTTATCAAAGACAAGGGCATATTTTTGCCTCTTTCAGGTACTGCCAGCGGAAAGGGATCAAGTGGGGCATCTCTGCCCAACTGTCCTCCCATGTACATGGATTTGGTTTACATCCCTAATCACTGCAATGCCAAGAATGTGGATGCGGAGTTCTTTAAGAGGGTGCGCTCCTCTTACTATGTGGTCAGTGGCAATGATCCGACAGCTCAGGAGCCCAGTAGGGCTGTCCTTGATGCTCTGCTGGAGGGAAAGTCCCAGTGGGGAAACAATTTGCAAGTAAGTATTAATATAGtttatgtaataatgtaaaacaattttGAGCttcaatttgaaatattttgaaGTCCTTTTCAGTAATGCCACCGCCCCAATTCCAGGGTGCCGAAAgggtttgaataaataaaaacaacattcaatATATTGTCATGAACAAAATTTGcaatgttttataatttaaCTTTGGTCATTAATCTTTGGTCCTCTGTTCATCATGTTTGAATTTAGATGCAGAATGTAGTTTATAGCAGcagtaaattaaaacaaataaatcgcAATAAACCTTAAATGTTATTATACATTCTTACTGCAAACATCGTAAgggaagaagagacagaaagacaaagaaaatgtttcgTTGTATGGATGATTTGAATTCTCTGAATGCTTGAGTGTAGAAACTTCCCTCCTCTCTCGTGTCAGGTCACTCTGATTCCAACCCacgacactgatgtgatgaggGAGTGGTACCAGGAGACCCACGACAAGCAGCAGGAGCTCAACATCATGGTCCtggccagcagcagcactgtCGTCATGCAGGATGAGTCCTTCCCGGCGTGTAAGATAGAGATGTAGGCCTGTTCAGCAAGAGATCAGGAGGTCCAGAGACAATGAGAGGGATCATTATttgaggaagaaaacaaatccatgTAGCATAAAACTTACACTTATACACTTATATGATAAAATGCTACTTCTTGCGTACTAAAccctgagaaaataaatatgtacaatgAGGACTAACACTAATACAAATTAGCTTTGAGGGGCTCCATGCAAAGGACACTGTTTTctatataaagtaaaacatccTTGACATCCTCAAGGAGTTATCTGATTTTTAGGTGTAATTCGATTGTGCTGGGAGGAAATTAGAAACCAAAAAGCAAACATGATTGTCCAATTGTGCTAACTCTGGTACAGATCAAGTAATCATGTTGTTGTCAATGTATTAAGTTTCTTCTGCATCCCCAGATCAAAATACATGAGCTTTTAATCAATTTAACTGCGATCAAGGAACACAACATCCCTGCATATGATATAATCTTGAATAATGGCTGTTATCCACACCAAAggataaaacaacatgttttctgTTATTGCCTTAGGGAGTCTAAATGAATGTATAAGAACTGATGCAACTAGCAGAAGAGCGGGCAGGTAACTCTACACACCAGAGGTAATCCCAAAAAGGACCATTAAATGGTTATATAGTTGAATGATGGTAGATATTAACTAACTTGAAAGGATACCAACACTGATTAGCATTAATATGATGTCTGACTTCATATTCAACACGGGCCAGACAAAGTGCCCATGCCATTGTGAAACCTTATGTTTTTAAGTCGGCTgggttttatttgatttaaaatgcatgttttaaatctattttatgttgctgtattaatttattatgtttaatttattgTGCTTGATTGTCCAGTTAGTCTTTTTACACTGCACAACAGGAAGTTGCTTCAGAATGCTCTCCCTTGCCTTTGGTCACATGTAAAATCTTATAATTTTGTCATAATGCTTTTTAGAGGATCGCCTTTTATTTCAGATTGTCtgtttcatttacatattttaagttatttcacaaagagaaaataagttATTTCTTATACCCGTTTTTATGTAATCTTTGCGCTATGGGGGAGCAAGCCTTTGTCCATTGTAAAGCTGATGAGACAGGATATTTTCATAGatcttaaatgtcttgtttttctaaagcattgtattataattataaatagcTTTGTGGCTGATGGAGTGGAAGACATGCATGATGCGTTAggatttattctctttttttaattttgctcAGACTTGCATTCGGAACAACAGGgctaggctaaataaataaatgtaaggaGCATTTTATCGTTTTTGCAAGTTGTGCCATGACATTGTATACTACAGTAACTAAAATGGCAAACAAATGTGCACATATAGAACTTGATTTTAGGTTCAGAACAATGGATTTTCAGGTTGAAGGTTGAAAAATTCTTATGACAAAATAGTTCATCCTCTTTAGCCGGGATGAAAAGGGAACAGCTTCCAGTAGAGGCGTGAGGGGCAGCACACAGAGGCGAGAGTGAGTGACTTGTGTGTTTTAGATGAAAGTATGTAAAACAAAGA
It encodes the following:
- the map1b gene encoding microtubule-associated protein 1B, with translation MATLVVSAEMETLGGQSKTGTSPASASPSHHFNDSKFYLLVVIGEIITDDHLKCAIADIEKGIRSWDTNLIDCNLDQELKLFVSRHSARFSADVRGQRILHHKSNVLETVVLINPSDEAVSTEVRLMISDTARHKLLVLSGQCSENSGELILQSGSFSFFKFIDIFTDQEIGELLSTIHPANKANLTLSCPPHGEWKNTNLDKHNLQDFINMKLNSTLILPEMEGLSEFTEYLSESVEIPSPFEMLEPPTSGGFLKLSKPCCYIFPAGSGDSALFAVNGFNMLINGGSDRKSCFWKLVRHLDRVDSILMTHIGDDNLPGINSMLQRKVAELEEEQSQGSTANSDWVKNMISPDIGIVFVNLPENLDNPEPNYRVRRNFEEAAFTQQFLTKLNLRLEPLQRPVGNTIEPLILFQKMGVGKLEMYVLNPSKNSKEMQHFMKQWKGSEKDTASILLPNGKESEFPISDLTSISSLIVWHPANPSDKVVRVLFPGNTTQHHIFEGLEKLKHLDFLKQPVVTQKAISSNMPSTPTLKQAKMKHRTDSKESLRSTPRPSPSKSIRKESKEEAPEKAKTDAESSHEKTQKTEKKDKVPLKKEKVKAPEKEAKAKAEQIAQNETPERKKSDIKPKVEKIVKKETKVSVEKKKEVKKEVAKKDDTPKHDVKKEEKVKKEEAKKVIKKDIRRDSPMKEKKEEKKEQRKDVKRPFKDIKKTSAAGEEKSLAPKPKPLKKDNASKKDAGIPSKLKEKGKPKVTKKETKVDSGKLAASAVAVAEELEAVRSLMSTPEDLTKDFEELRAEELVEDDATVQQIKEEEAVIIHHEEIIQTKDSPEALESLDEGITTTEADGDNGETPEELVLKGKLNGSVIEKFEDEGTVMEETSEGADYEENREIEEVYEPQRVEPDKDKLSPSEDEDHDRNDDVKLEDSVEDNEDVTNKNVEGQHISERETEKLILSASPKVSSPVSPAASIHDEMFPVGFESSTASDDENRDEPPEDYTVTSGHTQSTIEISSVPTPMDEMLTPRDLMSDENINDESPSQDSGRFGTSASGEFDKKKPSPLQDMPGSDHSQSEATEGQDYNHSASTISPPSLLEEDKFGKGFLSAVKAEGFATAQESCDTNSTRLSSTSTTSPLVRSPSVDRKDMFDSPSLFASPIELSTTMAGYARATADPSISPDDKTLEGTNSPQSSGHTPYYQSPVDEKAGALPPVSEDEAQGPVIVEVTSDKEELPNRGTPEPGERESSSPVERVMSSPKSPPPTEPDSPTKTEMILFDIDQKKTGDSILSSAPMTKQESDTNPFTAFKDESKMSISEGTTSDKSETPLEEVVAEDTFSHLASASTASLATSSLPEPTTDSHAEVGSPHSTEVDDSFSVSVVQTPTTFHEIEGSPSKEDSPRPMSISPDISPKTKSRTQDAKSPEHSTMSIEFGQESPDHSLALDFSKQSPEHPSVGGTSRATENGPTEVDYSPSEGTDGRPSEDRSSTMEKPFLFEESNSVLATSSTPSDASQSTPSVTTPCQMTEMLHAVAEQTDKSPITTKASSLTHSPHSNEPSPVLGSPPAKDSTSPFSPFVESITNTFDTQQKYDKSPSPPKAASPSPSSAAKETNPFKCEDSTLEAKSPVSPKVPFPSYLPLSSDPCIYNYACGSRGPDSTKKSPSAQSQTDVDLCLVTSCEYRHPKTELSPSFINPNPLEYFIAEENAMNEEKLLAKAGGGPPPPGGKLSAKQCEETPPTSISESAPSQTDSDVPPGTEECPSITADANIDSEDDSETLPTDRTLTYRHADPPPVALRDSAPSTGHHDVCMVDPEALKAEENLHNANTDGGEKPKKKKLLKKSSSPARKSTLTKVKDVKTSSPKKSVGEGKDAKNATNTSASRGVKSATSGTASGKGSSGASLPNCPPMYMDLVYIPNHCNAKNVDAEFFKRVRSSYYVVSGNDPTAQEPSRAVLDALLEGKSQWGNNLQVTLIPTHDTDVMREWYQETHDKQQELNIMVLASSSTVVMQDESFPACKIEM